One genomic segment of Candidatus Marsarchaeota archaeon includes these proteins:
- a CDS encoding metal-dependent transcriptional regulator, with product MGITRREKDCLAVIADEGSIKLTRLSKRLGIKPSTAYMLVKRLAGAGMVKRSKDGLVEMTRLGMEEEDGIRFRHRVIETLLARNGVGVKEACSECNKLDFLISNKTAIKIFEKLREPGLCPHGKPIRPVRN from the coding sequence ATGGGGATAACCAGGAGAGAGAAGGACTGCCTCGCGGTGATAGCAGATGAAGGCAGCATAAAGCTCACGCGCCTGAGCAAAAGGCTAGGCATAAAGCCGTCTACCGCCTATATGCTCGTGAAAAGGCTTGCCGGGGCCGGAATGGTGAAGAGGAGCAAGGATGGCCTGGTGGAGATGACCCGGCTCGGGATGGAGGAAGAGGACGGCATAAGGTTCAGGCACAGGGTCATTGAGACGCTCCTTGCAAGAAACGGCGTCGGAGTGAAAGAGGCATGCAGCGAGTGCAACAAGCTGGACTTCCTGATAAGCAACAAGACCGCGATAAAGATCTTTGAAAAGCTGCGCGAGCCAGGGCTTTGCCCCCATGGCAAGCCGATACGGCCGGTGCGGAATTAA
- a CDS encoding AAA family ATPase produces MESEIFSRLELNSGKQIEKAKRLGKHRYIFEELKAASPKFYHGIYGIRGIGKTVLLLQLAALKEKSLYIPVDAKYLLKYDIYDIVSYALDKGYKNMYIDEIHTRSGWTSDIKTLYDEGNANIIFTGSSAIELQKGADLSRRAIMHELKPASLREYLNIKKNENLESVHFDDLIHLPKRRDILTKYARFAPYMEEYYRYGGILYDDIEKEYPEAILNTIEKMLVTDLASLKEIDINSTNKLYKLLYKVAASGPYEVSYSSIASYLEISKVTAIKFINDLSKVGIILQLFPCKEGFRKEPKIFLSIPFRQALNSSQKADTDIGAKREEFFVNCVKPNCYFKTERGEKTPDFAVNGTVIEVSGKWRKTSNADYIAVDSIDFQENKIPLFLFGFLY; encoded by the coding sequence ATGGAAAGCGAGATATTTTCAAGGCTAGAGCTTAACAGCGGAAAGCAGATAGAAAAAGCAAAGCGTTTAGGCAAACATAGGTACATTTTTGAAGAACTCAAGGCAGCATCGCCAAAATTTTACCATGGCATATATGGGATAAGAGGCATTGGCAAAACAGTTCTTCTGCTGCAGTTGGCCGCCTTAAAAGAAAAATCACTTTATATACCGGTAGATGCAAAATATCTGTTAAAGTATGACATTTATGATATAGTATCATATGCTTTAGATAAAGGATATAAGAATATGTATATAGACGAAATCCATACAAGATCAGGTTGGACTTCGGATATTAAAACGCTTTATGACGAAGGCAATGCAAACATAATATTCACAGGTTCTTCGGCAATTGAATTGCAAAAAGGTGCAGACCTTAGCAGGCGCGCAATAATGCACGAGTTGAAACCTGCCTCTTTAAGAGAATATTTGAATATAAAGAAAAACGAGAATTTAGAATCTGTGCATTTTGATGACCTTATTCACCTTCCAAAACGCAGGGATATTTTAACAAAGTATGCAAGATTTGCCCCGTATATGGAAGAATACTATAGATATGGAGGCATATTATATGATGATATTGAGAAAGAATACCCAGAAGCGATACTAAATACTATAGAAAAGATGCTTGTTACTGATTTGGCAAGCCTTAAAGAGATTGACATAAATTCGACAAACAAGCTTTATAAGCTGCTTTATAAAGTGGCTGCCTCGGGACCGTATGAGGTAAGCTACTCAAGTATAGCAAGTTATTTGGAAATAAGCAAGGTAACAGCAATAAAATTCATAAACGACCTTTCGAAGGTTGGGATTATTTTGCAGCTCTTTCCATGCAAAGAGGGCTTTAGGAAGGAGCCGAAGATATTCTTAAGCATACCTTTCCGCCAGGCCCTTAATAGTTCACAAAAGGCAGATACCGATATTGGGGCAAAAAGGGAAGAGTTTTTTGTGAATTGTGTGAAGCCAAACTGTTACTTTAAAACAGAAAGGGGAGAAAAGACCCCAGATTTTGCAGTAAATGGAACAGTTATAGAAGTAAGCGGCAAATGGAGGAAGACAAGCAATGCCGATTACATTGCAGTAGATTCGATCGATTTCCAAGAAAACAAGATACCTTTATTTTTATTCGGATTTTTGTATTAG
- a CDS encoding right-handed parallel beta-helix repeat-containing protein, whose protein sequence is MADQPFDMQSGDAGKEPQMPDPGIPGQEAVSTPGIPQQDWQSQGTKFDVTPSRPVQPQYYKPARFGPPVRNIAIIGVIVVVAVIGVLFASGVLTHRTVTTTIATTTAMPVGAISSCQAINASGSYYLSGDVSSHGSGACITIKASDVSLICNQNRITGSGPYGNSTPYTYGIAVNGSDDTISGCVVSAFSYGIYATYAPSLTLTRNNVSQNAMADVYLYNSPNSTLSMNYLSKAPSYQGALYMSGDTAGTSVYNNTITNNTQSGIYIDSSGNSFKDNYINGSQYSFTCVPVYGFPNSSTALSNTCYNNNGCDFATCMGTNMPLNFSAISLGSSIRTCGSINSPGLYSLENGLNASRSLSVQPCITVNASNVELSCNRMPITGAYIGISAASESGIQLSDCNISDSQIGIAFDNVVHSNVTNSTLATGSTGVLIQKSRDNTLLGLKATGYASGIYLSNSTLNTVQSFNASGNTYGIYLANSTGNVFTRGVAQNNSRMDVFATNSSAGQNYNLMQGTSCGLTDAAWATCAQHYSPLLKYYPVNGCMIVSRSGNYTLTSNVLTGSPECLGITANDVRFSCNGFSITQLKPSINSTAFQIANVNNVSLSNCTIVSFTRGITVRNATGVHVNSSRISSSPTGISLYRVSNSSVHGNRISSSSVAGISMLSVSNTSIYSNNVTQGSPGIGITMNASLNNDVYSNFMSGDSMGMYFGQGSLNNTVSNNMVQLSGTYDYACSPSASSLEAENGGVNYGTKKSGCSWLAAITQPVMSICTAFTSPTTYQFTSDMEYSTGTLCYGIYSNDTTINCMGHTVLAENGGTFALFKNVKSGTIENCNLKGFTKPIVAINSSVTVQNNTIFSNATGAPSQASISISNSQGADVLYNNITTESTGVALYNVSGNELRGNYVDSTYDAYDLSNATGINVQANTAHSLKGAGLVFSGSMGDTLENNFLYGFTYGLACIGSSSGSTSIVDNGQNTCSLQAGCSWLKASLSTC, encoded by the coding sequence ATGGCCGACCAGCCTTTTGACATGCAAAGCGGCGATGCTGGCAAAGAGCCGCAGATGCCTGACCCGGGCATCCCAGGCCAAGAAGCGGTTTCCACGCCTGGCATACCGCAGCAGGACTGGCAGAGCCAAGGCACGAAATTCGATGTGACGCCATCCCGCCCCGTGCAGCCCCAATACTACAAGCCCGCGCGGTTCGGGCCGCCTGTGCGCAATATAGCGATAATAGGCGTTATCGTGGTGGTTGCCGTAATCGGCGTACTATTCGCGTCAGGTGTGCTAACCCACCGCACTGTAACCACGACAATAGCCACTACTACGGCAATGCCCGTCGGCGCAATATCATCGTGCCAGGCAATAAACGCGTCAGGCTCGTATTACCTGTCGGGCGACGTGTCATCGCATGGCTCTGGCGCATGCATAACGATAAAAGCAAGCGACGTCTCGCTGATATGCAACCAGAACCGCATAACCGGCTCTGGGCCGTACGGCAATTCGACGCCTTACACGTATGGGATCGCGGTCAACGGCAGCGATGACACCATAAGCGGCTGCGTTGTCAGCGCATTCTCATACGGCATATACGCAACGTACGCCCCTTCTCTAACCCTTACGCGCAACAACGTCTCGCAGAACGCAATGGCTGACGTGTACCTTTACAATTCGCCGAACAGCACGCTGAGCATGAACTACCTATCAAAGGCACCGAGCTACCAGGGCGCCCTCTACATGTCTGGCGACACTGCTGGCACAAGCGTGTACAACAACACTATAACGAACAACACTCAGTCTGGCATCTACATTGATTCGTCTGGCAACTCATTCAAAGATAATTACATTAACGGGTCGCAGTACTCTTTCACTTGTGTGCCTGTGTATGGATTCCCCAACAGCAGCACAGCGCTGTCAAACACATGCTACAACAACAACGGCTGTGACTTTGCCACGTGCATGGGCACGAACATGCCGCTCAACTTCTCGGCCATATCGCTTGGCAGCTCAATACGCACGTGCGGCTCGATAAACTCGCCAGGCCTGTACAGCCTGGAGAACGGCCTCAATGCAAGCCGCAGCCTGTCCGTGCAGCCGTGCATAACGGTGAACGCCAGCAATGTGGAGCTCAGCTGCAACCGCATGCCGATAACCGGCGCATATATAGGGATAAGCGCGGCCTCTGAATCAGGAATACAGCTCAGCGACTGCAACATAAGCGATTCCCAGATAGGCATAGCGTTCGACAACGTGGTTCATTCGAACGTCACCAACAGCACGCTCGCCACCGGGAGCACAGGTGTACTTATCCAGAAATCAAGGGACAACACGCTGCTCGGCCTGAAGGCCACCGGCTATGCCAGCGGCATATACCTGTCCAACTCAACGCTTAACACGGTGCAGTCATTCAATGCATCGGGCAACACGTACGGCATATACCTGGCAAACTCGACCGGCAATGTCTTCACGCGCGGCGTGGCCCAGAATAACAGCCGGATGGACGTCTTCGCGACTAACAGCTCAGCAGGCCAGAACTACAACCTGATGCAGGGCACGTCCTGCGGCCTAACCGATGCTGCATGGGCCACATGCGCGCAGCATTATTCCCCATTGCTCAAGTACTATCCGGTGAACGGATGCATGATAGTAAGCAGGTCAGGCAACTACACGCTGACAAGCAACGTGCTCACAGGCTCGCCGGAGTGCCTGGGCATAACCGCCAACGATGTTCGGTTCTCGTGCAACGGCTTCTCCATAACTCAGTTGAAGCCCAGCATCAACAGCACGGCATTCCAGATCGCAAATGTGAACAACGTATCACTATCTAACTGCACGATCGTATCGTTCACGCGCGGAATTACGGTAAGGAACGCAACTGGCGTACACGTCAACTCATCGCGCATAAGCTCCAGCCCTACAGGCATATCACTCTACAGGGTGTCAAACTCATCTGTGCATGGCAATCGCATATCCTCAAGCTCTGTTGCAGGAATAAGCATGCTGTCTGTCAGCAACACCAGCATATACTCTAACAACGTGACACAGGGCTCGCCTGGTATTGGCATAACGATGAATGCATCGCTCAACAATGACGTTTACAGCAATTTCATGTCCGGTGACTCGATGGGCATGTATTTCGGCCAGGGCTCGCTGAACAATACTGTGTCTAACAATATGGTGCAGCTCAGCGGCACCTACGACTACGCCTGCAGCCCATCGGCCAGCTCGCTCGAAGCGGAGAACGGTGGCGTGAACTACGGCACGAAGAAGAGCGGCTGCTCGTGGCTGGCCGCCATCACGCAGCCCGTAATGAGCATATGCACTGCATTCACGTCCCCTACGACCTACCAGTTTACATCTGACATGGAATATTCGACAGGCACGCTGTGCTACGGCATATACTCAAACGACACGACAATCAACTGCATGGGCCACACTGTGCTGGCCGAGAACGGCGGCACGTTCGCGCTCTTCAAGAACGTCAAGTCGGGAACAATAGAGAACTGCAACCTGAAGGGCTTCACGAAACCGATCGTCGCGATAAACTCGAGCGTTACCGTGCAGAACAATACAATATTCAGCAACGCGACCGGCGCGCCATCGCAGGCCTCAATAAGCATATCAAATTCGCAGGGCGCAGACGTCCTGTACAACAACATAACAACAGAATCTACGGGAGTTGCGCTGTACAACGTATCGGGCAACGAGCTGCGTGGCAACTACGTAGATTCGACGTACGACGCATACGACCTGTCCAATGCGACGGGCATAAACGTACAGGCAAACACGGCGCACAGCCTGAAGGGCGCAGGCCTGGTGTTCTCTGGTTCTATGGGGGATACGCTGGAAAACAACTTCCTTTATGGCTTCACCTACGGCCTGGCGTGCATAGGCTCCAGTTCCGGCTCAACATCGATTGTCGACAATGGCCAGAACACCTGCTCGCTGCAGGCCGGCTGCTCATGGCTCAAGGCCTCGCTATCAACGTGCTAG
- a CDS encoding ATP-dependent DNA ligase encodes MLFKELADFYSRLEGVSSRLTMIDILTEALKSAGTEEAQKIIYMTEGILAPPFEGLDFGIAEKTAEDSIAMATGYTKEQVHSEYKKLGDMGLVAEKLVGATKLRRMRSSQYTVSQLYDTMLKISRTSGHGSKDTKIKMLADAIASSSPLEARYVVRYPLGELRLGAGDSTILEALSVVATGGRSIKAELEAAYNICSDLGLVGRAVKEGGADAIKHFKVDLFKPIRPALAERLPTAEQILERMHGRCAVEQKYDGFRCQIHKDGADVRIFSRRLENTTAMFPDIVKAVQREVKARRIIFEGEALAYNEATGEFMPFQETIQRKRKHGIKEKIEELPLHLMAFDVMYIDGKDYMHEPYEQRRKALEGVLSKDGIILPTKRIITSSAKELESFFESSVENGLEGIVAKDLQAEYIAGARKFSWIKLKRSYRGELSDTLDLVIVGYFLGRGARAELKFGGLLCAVYNEKRDMFETVSRLGTGFTEKQMTELKELLDKAKSKPKPARVDSLIEPDFWVYPKYVVTVKADEITRSPMHTCGRSKSESGEETGYALRFPRLVGEEAVRSDKSVEEATTTKEVEEMFRQQRKVRVVDNPS; translated from the coding sequence ATGCTTTTCAAGGAACTTGCCGATTTTTATAGCAGGCTCGAAGGAGTGTCTTCGCGCCTCACGATGATAGACATACTGACCGAAGCGCTCAAGAGCGCCGGCACGGAAGAGGCTCAGAAGATAATATATATGACGGAGGGCATACTCGCCCCGCCGTTCGAGGGCCTCGACTTCGGCATAGCGGAGAAGACGGCCGAAGACTCCATAGCCATGGCAACAGGCTACACGAAGGAGCAGGTGCATTCCGAGTACAAGAAGCTCGGGGACATGGGACTGGTGGCAGAGAAGCTGGTTGGAGCTACCAAGCTGAGGCGCATGCGAAGCTCGCAGTACACAGTCAGCCAGTTATACGACACGATGCTCAAGATCTCGCGCACCTCCGGCCACGGGAGTAAGGACACCAAGATAAAGATGCTTGCCGATGCGATAGCATCGTCGTCGCCGCTTGAGGCGCGCTACGTTGTGCGCTACCCACTCGGCGAGCTGCGCCTCGGCGCAGGCGACTCGACAATACTCGAGGCGCTTTCCGTGGTTGCTACAGGAGGGCGCTCGATAAAGGCGGAGCTAGAAGCCGCATACAACATATGCAGCGACCTCGGCCTCGTGGGCAGGGCCGTGAAGGAGGGCGGCGCCGATGCCATAAAGCACTTCAAGGTGGATCTATTCAAGCCGATAAGGCCCGCTCTTGCGGAGCGGCTGCCTACCGCAGAGCAGATACTGGAGCGCATGCACGGGAGGTGCGCCGTAGAGCAGAAGTACGACGGATTCAGGTGCCAGATACACAAGGACGGTGCTGACGTGCGCATATTCTCGCGAAGGCTGGAGAACACCACTGCCATGTTCCCTGACATAGTGAAGGCGGTGCAGCGCGAGGTCAAGGCGCGGCGCATAATATTCGAAGGCGAGGCGCTGGCATACAACGAAGCTACCGGCGAGTTCATGCCATTCCAGGAAACGATACAGAGGAAGCGCAAGCACGGCATCAAGGAGAAGATAGAGGAGCTGCCACTGCACCTCATGGCGTTCGACGTGATGTACATCGATGGCAAGGACTACATGCACGAACCTTACGAGCAGCGGAGGAAGGCGCTCGAGGGCGTGCTGTCAAAAGACGGCATAATACTGCCAACAAAGCGCATCATAACCTCTTCGGCCAAGGAGCTCGAATCGTTCTTCGAGAGCTCCGTCGAGAACGGCCTCGAGGGCATAGTGGCGAAGGACCTGCAGGCAGAATACATAGCCGGCGCCAGAAAGTTCAGCTGGATAAAGCTCAAGCGCAGCTACAGGGGCGAGCTCTCTGACACGCTCGACCTCGTCATAGTGGGCTACTTCCTCGGCAGGGGCGCTCGCGCCGAGTTAAAGTTCGGGGGCCTGCTCTGCGCGGTCTACAACGAGAAGCGTGACATGTTCGAGACGGTTTCCAGGCTGGGCACCGGCTTCACCGAGAAGCAGATGACCGAGCTAAAGGAACTCCTTGACAAGGCGAAGTCGAAGCCCAAGCCCGCGCGCGTAGACTCGCTGATAGAACCGGATTTCTGGGTTTATCCCAAGTACGTAGTCACGGTAAAGGCCGACGAGATAACGCGCTCGCCCATGCACACCTGCGGCAGGTCGAAGAGCGAGAGCGGCGAGGAGACAGGATACGCGCTGCGCTTCCCGAGGCTTGTGGGCGAAGAGGCGGTGAGGAGCGACAAGAGCGTAGAAGAGGCGACGACTACGAAGGAGGTCGAGGAGATGTTCAGGCAGCAGAGGAAGGTGCGCGTGGTTGATAATCCATCCTAG
- a CDS encoding type II/IV secretion system ATPase subunit — protein sequence MAEGKLSFTITASYPDKPLEQPDRFRVIGKSGSSMLYSLLALPDEKAVMNDAAKAKSRLINALSADMGVGDLTFRPAIERAMSIASTFTEADPRKAIIPYIAAHEVAGYGPISMLLDDRSGIEEIMINSPASNIVIYHSKYGYCQTNMRFNGAPEFRFTMNRILGDLDTEISEEHPIIDAQLYDGSRLHAQLAPYAVSGAAASIRLSAGRRIDIRRMLAEGTTSAEALAYLWMALLAGANIAIAGAPATGKTTLLVALNDLMPHYERIITIEEDINELKPYGNFMNATMLQGSSIAGRHAVKEQVINALHLRPDRLIVGEVRGEETGEVFFGANIGVPFITTLHASANGTAVIDRLSTKPMAVQRELVSMLDVSVLMEKAHDGVRRLSSIAEYSWLARGELPYETGKEFDVLYVAEGASVIQQALKASKVLKAYSSEFSLSMAETIKDFKRRASFLAGLTSKEGDVYNLIREYGVVL from the coding sequence ATGGCTGAGGGCAAGCTCTCGTTCACCATAACCGCTTCATATCCTGACAAGCCACTCGAACAGCCGGACCGCTTCAGGGTCATAGGCAAGTCCGGCAGCTCGATGCTCTATTCGCTGCTCGCCCTTCCCGACGAGAAGGCGGTGATGAATGATGCAGCGAAGGCCAAATCCAGGCTCATCAATGCGCTCTCGGCAGACATGGGAGTTGGCGACCTGACCTTCAGGCCTGCAATCGAGAGGGCCATGTCGATCGCGTCAACATTCACGGAGGCCGATCCGCGCAAGGCCATAATCCCCTACATAGCGGCGCACGAGGTAGCGGGCTACGGCCCTATAAGCATGCTGCTCGACGACAGGTCTGGCATAGAAGAGATAATGATAAATTCTCCGGCTTCGAATATCGTGATCTACCACTCAAAGTACGGCTACTGCCAGACAAACATGAGATTCAACGGCGCGCCAGAATTCAGGTTCACCATGAACCGCATACTCGGCGATCTCGACACCGAGATAAGCGAAGAACATCCCATCATAGACGCGCAGCTGTATGACGGTTCCAGGCTTCACGCGCAGCTGGCTCCGTATGCAGTAAGCGGCGCAGCGGCCTCGATACGCCTGAGCGCAGGCAGGCGCATAGATATCAGGCGCATGCTCGCAGAAGGCACGACCAGCGCGGAGGCGCTCGCATATCTGTGGATGGCGCTTCTTGCGGGCGCGAACATAGCCATAGCAGGCGCTCCAGCCACTGGCAAGACCACGCTCCTGGTGGCGCTCAACGACCTAATGCCGCACTACGAGCGCATAATAACCATAGAAGAAGACATAAACGAGCTCAAGCCGTATGGCAACTTCATGAATGCGACGATGCTGCAGGGCTCGAGCATAGCGGGCAGGCATGCGGTCAAGGAGCAGGTGATCAACGCGCTGCACCTGAGGCCTGACAGGCTGATTGTTGGAGAGGTGCGGGGCGAGGAGACAGGCGAGGTCTTCTTCGGCGCAAACATAGGCGTGCCGTTCATAACTACGCTGCACGCGTCAGCCAACGGCACCGCCGTGATAGACAGGCTCTCGACGAAGCCCATGGCCGTGCAGCGCGAGCTCGTAAGCATGCTGGACGTTTCCGTGCTCATGGAGAAGGCGCATGACGGCGTGCGAAGGCTATCGAGCATAGCAGAGTACTCATGGCTTGCGAGGGGCGAGCTGCCATACGAAACAGGCAAGGAATTCGACGTGCTGTACGTGGCCGAAGGCGCGAGCGTCATCCAACAGGCCCTGAAGGCCTCAAAGGTCCTCAAGGCATATTCCAGCGAGTTCTCGCTCAGCATGGCCGAAACGATTAAGGATTTCAAGCGCAGGGCCTCGTTCCTGGCAGGGCTTACAAGCAAGGAAGGAGACGTCTACAACCTGATAAGAGAGTATGGTGTCGTCCTATGA